From Microplitis mediator isolate UGA2020A chromosome 11, iyMicMedi2.1, whole genome shotgun sequence, one genomic window encodes:
- the LOC130677445 gene encoding uncharacterized protein LOC130677445, translated as MIYEAIEESQLSTSVLLINEDLGSELPKPLFLPAYPSYILSGDSPQKLKSILKELKSSQWWSIESIFMAVDLGTNSCKNAQTSLQVLWKMNLLSSFYVCIKNDLMIFMFNPFTNRAPESWTEVEIGNKESDDPWTLYSQPYSEDHEFCESLFFDKTKKLDGYRINAVTNTLRNKTWEPNRIYNLTTIKDKILLYQHHLASSFFSCMNVTPLIYFDLPGAPVSSKEVGFVKGLINGSYDIALAGRPVGDDYNVSYMFLMRDVGLVILTQHRKFLTPFEKIRRYYSIGVILLSSLVLAMTSLLITIYYKRNFVEASTEVLRMALSSSIDIPLITFPIRIYFFGVLLLILIINATFQGHIALFLTKPERITVDSLVSLHELGYKIYIPRIFLKSPIFMKRYINAEPSIDCSQRVLNDPNVACLGYFNSLLAIANDNDSLHISPVIDRFPALLLIRDDWPLKNKGDDILRKHTEFGLYDFWDHQLNIDPLLKLRSKELLLTEARYRPIKFEDVDFAFIIFGICLVPAAIVFIFEIYYGYYIYCD; from the exons ATGATTTATGAAGCCATAGAGGAATCACAACTATCAACATCAGTCCTGCTGATCAATGAAGATCTCGGATCGGAACTTCCCAAACCTCTATTTCTACCGGCATACCCCAGCTATATATTGTCAGGAGATTCGCCGCAGAAACTAAAATCTATTCTTAAAGAATTGAAGTCATCGCAATGGTGGAGTATAGAATCCATTTTCATGGCGGTGGATTTGGGAACAAACTCGTGTAAAAATGCTCAAACATCTCTTCAAGTTTTATGGAAAATGAATTTGTTGTCTTCATTTTACGTGTgtatcaaaaatgatttgatgaTTTTCATGTTTAACCCTTTCACCAATAGAGCACCGGAATCATGGACAGAAGTAGAAATTGGGAACAAAGAATCCGATGATCCGTGGACACTCTACAGCCAACCGTATTCGGAAG ATCACGAATTCTGTGAGAGTTTGTTTTTCGACAAAACGAAGAAACTTGATGGCTACAGAATAAATGCTGTCACGAATACTTTGCGAAACAAAACGTGGGAGCCTAATAGGATTTACAATCTAACGACTatcaaagacaaaattttattatatcaacATCATTTGgcttcatcatttttttcctgcATGAATGTAACGCCACtgatttatttcgatttaccAGGTGCGCCAGTATCCTCCAAAGAAGTAGGTTTCGTAAAGGGTTTAATAAACGGATCCTATGATATTGCTTTGGCTGGGCGTCCCGTGGGAGATGATTACAATGTTTCATATATGTTCCTAATGAGGGATGTAGGACTCGTGATATTGACTCAACATCGTAAATTCTTAACtccgtttgaaaaaattcgtcGCTATTACAGCATCGGTGTTATATTGCTCTCCAGTCTCGTTCTTGCAATGACATCATTATTGATAACTATTTATTACAAGCGAAATTTCGTAGAGGCTTCGACAGAAGTATTGAGAATGGCTCTAAGTTCCAGTATAGATATACCGTTAATTACTTTTCCAATCAGAATATACTTTTTCGGCGTTTTATTactgatattaattatcaatgcGACATTCCAAGGACACATAGCATTGTTTCTAACAAAACCTGAACGTATAACCGTTGATAGTTTGGTCAGCTTACATGAGTTAGggtacaaaatttatatacccCGTATATTTTTGAAGTCGCCTATTTTTATGAAACGTTATATAAACGCTGAACCTAGTATCGATTGCTCACAGCGCGTTCTGAACGATCCCAATGTTGCTTGTCTTGGATACTTTAATAGTTTATTAGCGATCGCGAATGATAATGACTCTTTACACATCTCACCGGTAATAGATCGTTTTCCGGCTTTACTTTTGATTCGCGACGATTggccgttaaaaaataaaggtgATGACATTCTACGAAAACACACAGAATTCGGACTGTATGATTTTTGGGatcatcaattaaatatagatCCGTTACTAAAACTACGTTCGAAAGAATTATTATTGACCGAAGCGCGTTATCGTCCAATTAAATTTGAGGATGTAGATTttgcttttataatatttggAATCTGTCTGGTGCCTGCAgcaattgttttcatttttgagATCTATTAtggatattatatatattgcgattaa
- the LOC130677506 gene encoding uncharacterized protein LOC130677506 yields MKPVILIISSVLSAFVFCENKIFKTQTMQHSNSIDDNLIKLLRTCFLNHTNPIITDENFNEMIYEAIEKLELSTSVLLINKDLGSKLPKPLFLPAYPSYILPGDSPHKLKFILKELKSSQWWSIESIFMAVDLGTNSCKNAQTSLQVLWKMNLLSSFYVCTKNDLMIYMFNPFTNRAPKPWTEVEMGNNESDDPWTLYSQVYSEDQEFCESLFFDKTKKLDGYRINAVTNTLRNKTWEPNRIYNLTTIKDKISSYQIQMFASILSCMNVTPLIYFDLPGAPVSSKEIGFVIGLINGSYDIALAARPVGDDYNVSYMFLMKDVGLAILTQHRKFLTPFEKIRRYYSIGVILLSSLVLAMTSLLITIYYKRNFVEASTEVLRMALSSSIDIPLITFPIRIYFIGVLLLILIINATFQGHIALFLTKPERITVDSLTSLHELGYKIHIPRIALKSSIFMKRYINADLSIDCSQRVLNDPNVACIGYLSRLLAIADNNDSLHISPVIDRFTAMLLIRDDWPLKNKGDDILRKHAEFGLYDFWDHQLSIDPLLELHSKELLLTEARYRPIKFEDIDFAFIIFGICLVPATIVFIFEVYYGYYVYCD; encoded by the exons atgaaaccggttattttaataatcagCTCAGTGCTGAGTGCATTCGTTTTTTgtgaaaacaaaatatttaaaacccAGACTATGCAACATTCCAATTCAATTGATGATAATCTC ATAAAATTGCTTAGAACTTGTTTTTTGAACCATACAAATCCTATCATAACTGATGAAAACTTCAATGAAATGATTTATGAagccatagaaaaattagaactATCAACATCAGTCCTGCTGATCAATAAAGATCTCGGATCAAAACTTCCCAAACCTCTGTTTCTACCAGCATACCCCAGCTATATATTGCCAGGAGATTCGCCACACaaactgaaatttattctCAAAGAATTGAAGTCATCGCAATGGTGGAGTATAGAATCCATTTTCATGGCGGTGGATTTGGGAACAAACTCGTGTAAAAATGCCCAAACATCTCTTCAAGTTTTATGGAAAATGAATTTGTTGTCTTCATTTTACGTGTGTACcaaaaatgatttgatgaTTTACATGTTCAACCCTTTCACCAATAGAGCACCGAAACCATGGACAGAAGTAGAAATGGGAAACAATGAATCCGATGATCCGTGGACACTCTACAGCCAAGTGTATTCAGAAG ATCAAGAATTCTGTGAGAGCTTGTTTTTCGACAAAACAAAGAAACTTGACGGCTATAGAATAAATGCTGTCACGAATACTTTGCGAAACAAAACGTGGGAGCCTAATAGGATTTACAATCTAACGACTATCAAAGACAAAATTTCATCATATCAAATTCAAATGTTTGCATCAATTTTGTCTTGCATGAATGTAACGCCActgatttattttgatttaccTGGTGCGCCAGTATCCTCCAAAGAAATCGGTTTTGTAATAGGTTTAATAAACGGATCCTATGATATTGCTTTGGCTGCGCGCCCTGTGGGAGATGATTACAATGTTTCATATATGTTTCTAATGAAGGATGTAGGACTCGCGATATTGACTcaacatcgtaaatttttaactccgTTCGAAAAAATTCGTCGCTATTACAGCATCGGTGTTATATTACTCTCTAGTCTCGTTCTTGCAATGACATCACTATTGATAACTATTTATTACAAACGAAATTTCGTAGAGGCTTCGACAGAAGTTTTGAGAATGGCTCTAAGTTCCAGTATAGATATACCGTTAATTACCTTTCCAATCAGAATATACTTTATCGGCGTTTTATtactgatattaattattaacgcGACATTTCAAGGACACATAGCATTATTTCTTACAAAACCTGAACGTATAACCGTTGATAGTTTGACCAGTTTACACGAATTAGGGTACAAGATTCATATACCTCGTATTGCTTTGAAATCGTCTATTTTTATGAAACGTTATATAAACGCTGACCTTAGTATCGATTGCTCACAGCGCGTTCTGAACGATCCTAATGTTGCTTGCATTGGATACTTAAGTCGTTTATTAGCGATCGCGGATAATAATGATTCTTTGCATATCTCACCGGTAATAGATCGTTTTACGGCTATGCTCCTGATTCGCGACGATTggccgttaaaaaataaaggtgATGACATTTTGCGGAAACACGCTGAATTTGGGCTTTATGATTTTTGGGATCATCAATTAAGTATAGATCCGTTACTGGAACTACATTCCAAAGAATTATTACTGACCGAAGCGCGTTATCGTCCAATTAAATTTGAGGATATAGATTttgcttttataatatttggAATCTGTTTGGTGCCCGCgacaattgtttttatttttgaagtctATTATGGATATTATGTATACTGCgattaa